CTCACTGGATACCGGAGCCGGAGCGAAGGCCGCGAACAACGCCGTGGACGATCTGAGCGATGTCATCCGCTCTCTGGACAAGAAGGCGCAAGGTGAGTTTTCTCTTCGGCTGCTTATCGCAGCACGCAGCCAGGCGGAGCTTCACTCCATCTCTCCGGCTGTGCATCGCGTCTTCGTCGAAGCACGGGCTCAGATCATGGAAGAGACGCTTGGCAATCTCTCGGCGTTCTATGCCATGTTTCCCGGTAACGGGAAGTTCAATGTCTTTCCGATGTGGCTAGGCGAGGATCACCATGCGCGCTTGTCTTCGATCTACGCTCCGAGTCTCGGCCACGCGCACTCCGAAGACCTTGACGCCGAATATCTCAACATCTTCGAGACGCGCACCCGGACACCGTTTTTTCAGGATGTCTATGTTGAGGGCGTCCGCGTGCAGCTCATCCTCGGACCCACGGGCTCAGGTAAATCCGTGATGGGCAACGCCACGATTGCTCATGAGCAAAAGTACGGCGGCTTCACCTACATCTTTGATATCGGCGGCAGCTATGAGAGCGTTGTAGAGCTGTACGGAGGGCGCGTCGATCGCATCGGCAAAGACGGCCCGCGCGTGAACCCGTTTACGCTGGAGCCCACCGAAAGCAACATCCAGTTTCTCTACAGCTTCATCAAGCTCCTGCTCACGAACGGCGGCGCGGAGCTGGAGCCCGAAGACGACGATGTAGTGCATAAGGCCGTGCAGGATATCTACCTGCTTGATCCCTCCAATCGCAGACTTGCGAATCTTTACCTCCCGAAGAGGCTCGACCGGTATCTGTCGAAGTGGATTGGCAAAGGCATCTATAGCGCCATCTTCGACAACTTAGAAGACAGCCTTTCGCTCTCGCGAGTCCAGTGCTTCGACTTCCAGGGAGTCAATAATTCGCAGTATGCAGACCTGATTGAGCCGTTGATGGTGTGGCTCCTGCGGCGCATCAACGACGTTCTGTACAACCCCGCCAATCTCGGTGTGCCAAAGCACATCCTGATTGAAGAGCTCTTCTCTTCCATGAAGAACAAGCAGCTTTTGGATGCGGCACTGGCTTCGATCAAGACCGTCCGCAAGAACCTTGGCGGCGTGACCATGATCGGCCAGTCCGCCGAGGACCTGGGAGCGAATGCCGACAGCATCGTGAACTCCTGCACATCATTCCTGTTCCTGCCCGATGCGACCTTCAATCGGAAGCGCTATGCAGAGCTGTTCAAGATGAACGACCAGCAGCTCGCGCTCTTCGAGAGTCTTCAAAGTCGCGAGGCGCTGTACATCCGCCGTGATGGTCTAACGAAGGTCGTTCGCTTGAATCTCGACAATCGCAGCTATGCTGCGTTTTCCACTAAGCCGAAGGATCGTGTTCGGCGCTCCAAGCTCATCGCCAAATATGGACTCTCCGAGGGCATTGCTCGCTTTGCTCAAGGTGAGACCGCGTAACCGAAACGAAAGGACACGAACCATGAAGCCCCTTATTCCCATTGCCGTCGCCCTCGGTTTCTTCCACGGAGGATTATCTGCCGTCGCTTCAGGTCCAGAGCATCCTCTCCGGCCAAGCGCGCAACGGTCAGTCACAGTCATAGAGTCGCAGGCTCCCCCTGTGGTTCGTGCAGGGCTTCTGCAATCGACGCTGATTGTCTTGCCCGCCGAGGAGAAGGTTGCAAACGTCTTCGCTGGCGATACGGTTGATTGGGTGTTTGATGGCGGTCACGTGGCGAGCCGCTTTATCAGCGTGAAGCCGAAGACCGCTGGCACGTCGACGGATATTCATATCGTGTCCGACCACGGGAACGAATACACCTTGGAGCTTCGCGAAATCTCAGCCGATGCCGACGCGCACTATGACTCGAAGATCCTCATCGAGCCGGGCGACAAGGCCGCCAAAGAGAAGCTGACGCAACTGCCTGTGTTCGTGCCGGCCGCCGAGCTGGAGAAGGCAAAACAGGACGCCGCCGCTGCGCAGGCTGCACAGGCCGCCACCCTGAAAGCCGAGCAAGGCAAGGAAGAAGCCTATCGCAGCCAGTATCCCGGCTCGCTCCACTTTGACTACACCTGGGATGAGAAGAAGGGCAAAGAATTTGGATTGCAGCAGATTTGGAGGGACGACAAGTTCACCTATCTTCGCGGCCACTTCCAGGAGACGCCCGCCCTTTACGAGGTGAAGGACAAGAAGCCAAGCCTCATCAACTTCGACTTCGCCAATGGCCTCTACACGGTGCCCAAGCAGGTTGACGCCGGTTATCTCGCCATCGGCAAGCAGCGCGTGGATTTTCACCGTGACGCGGAGGTGAAGTAGTCATGGCCGATCAGAACGAGAACATCCCCGCTACCGTCCCCGACCAGCCTGAGTCAAAGCCTCCGCTGCGCAAGAGTATGCCTGTCGTGATTGCGCTTGTCGTGATTGTTGCGTTGGTTGGCATAGCGAACATCTCCAGTCTGCTCAGCGGGAACAAGCGTTCCGCGCCACAGAGTGTTTTGACGATGAGCCCGACGACCCCGAATGCTCAGCAGGTGTCGAGCTTCCAGACACAGCAGCAACAACAGGCACGCCACGATGCCGAAGAACGGCAGCGCCAGCAGGAACTGGCCGCCGCGATGCAGCAGCTTCAACAGGATCAGGGTGTACCTGGCCCCGAGGCAGCCAATACGCCCCCGATGACGCCTGCGCAGCGTGCGTCCATCTACGGAGAAAGCTTGAACGCGCCACAACATACCTCCAACGTCTCCGAAGCCCAAGCCGAGGCGAAGCAGCGGCGGCTCGCCATCGAAAAGCAGAAGCAAGATGCGCTCAATAGCGATACGGTCGCCATCGACTTCTCTCATGCAACGAACGCCGCCCAGCCGGTTGCCGTCCAGGGTGCTAAAGAGGAGGACGTTGCGAAGGCGAGCGGCGAAGAGGTTATCGCCAAGCCAGCCCCCAAGGACGGTACGACAAAGACCGATCCGATGTCCGGCTACCCGTTCGACCAGTATCAGGGGCAGCTCTACAGAGTCTTCGAGGGAACCGTGCTGGAAGGCGTTGTCACCAATCACGTCGATGGGGGCCTTGCAGGACCGATCCTCGTCATGCTGACGACGGATTACTACTCACACGATCACCAGCAACTTCTCATGCCGCAGGGCACACGCCTAATTGGAAGCGTGCAGAGCGTCGGCAACGCGCAGCAGCGCAAGATGTTCGTGACCTTCCATCGCGCCGTATGCCCGGATGGCTTTTCTCTCGACTTCGACAAATACCTCGGTCTCGATCAAATCGGCACAACAGGTCTCGCTACAAAGGTCGATCACGGATACCTGCTTGCCTTTGGCGCAGCCGCCGCGATTGGTGGTTTGGGTGGACTCGCGCAGATTGGGAACAACGGGAGCGTTTTTACGCCCTCCACCGAAATCCGAAACGGCATCTCTGAACAGTCCGCCGCCGAAGGCGAGCAAGTGCTGAATCACTTCCTTAACCGCTTGCCCGTTATCACGCTCAAGGAAGGCTCTCGCGCTCGTGTCTATATCGGGAGGGACATCCTTATTCCGTCTTACGCCCAACATCGCGTAGATCCCACTCTCTGAAAGGAGGCAGCATGATTCTCACTCACACGCGCTATCTACTCACCGCCGGAGCCACAGTGTGCTTAGGAGGAACCCTGTTCGTCGGATTGGGTGGCCTTCCTTTACTGGCGCGTGCGAGTGAATCTTCGCTTGAGTTTGTCGGAAACCTCATCAGCGGCGTCCACAACATCTCCCTGGACCGGCTTGATCCGACGTATCCACGTTGTTTCTGAAACGCTCTGGAGCGCTCCATGAAACTGAACATCACAAAACGGCGCAGATGGCTTATCGGAGGCGGGCTTCTACTCCTCACCGCGACGCCGAGCTTCGCTCTCTTCGGAATCGGCGATATCGTCTTCGATCCGACGAGCTATGCAAGCCTTGTCTCGCAGCTCACCACCATCGAGTCGCAATACAACATGCTCAAGAACAACATCGAGCATTTCTCCGTCAAGCAGCAGTGGCAAACCACACTGAATGCTCTGAAGAACGTGAACGTCGCCAATATGTTCGGTGAGACAGGCGGCATGACGATTGCGTTCAACTCCAATTCGGCATCGGCTTCCAGCACCGCGTGGAAGACGGCCACAACCCCGATGAGTTCCAACGTCACGAGCTACCTCCAGGGACAGCAGCTTGGAAGCGCTCAGATGTCGCAGCTTGCGATGGTCGAGATGTCGGACTCCATCTCTCCCGATTGCATTACAGCCGTCGGGTCCTATCGTGCGGCAAGAACCCAGGACACAGCGGCGAATAGCAGCCTGACAGCCAACCAGCTTGACGGCACGAGTACGACCAACAGCGAGGTTCAACAACTCAATCTACTCAACGCTGCCGAGGTGCAGAAGTTGAGCGAGATGCAGAACCAGGGTGCGATGCAGGCTTGCCTCGCTTCGCAGATGGCTGTCGGCAACATGGAACGTCGCAATGCCGCTGCGACCGACCTCAACACGGCTGCTTTTGTGCAACAGCAACGCTCTACAAACGACGTGAGCGCGGCGAACGAGAGCAATACCTGGCAGACCTACTTGCCCTGAGAGAATCCATGCTGAAACTTCTCAACACGAAATTGTTGATTGCAATCCTTGCGGCGCTAGGCGTCATCGCCAGCGCCGCCATTTACCAACGCCACGAGACCGCGAAGGCCGCAGCGATCCTTGAACAGCAGCAACGCGATGCCGAGCGACGGAAGCAGGAAGATGAAGCGTTCCGCAAGAAGGTCGAGGCGGATAAGAACCGTCATAACTCTGCTGCCGGTAACGAAGGACAAACCTGGAAGAGCTACATCCCTTAATCCTCTCGGGAGACTGTTATGAGCATCGCCGTTCTCGCACAAGCAATGCCGACCGCCAGCGCAGGTATGAATTGGCTGTATCAGTTCACCAACAACCTGACGAATCTCACCACGCAGA
This portion of the Edaphobacter sp. 4G125 genome encodes:
- a CDS encoding VirB4 family type IV secretion system protein, whose translation is MTRANSEQLKNVPWYAKAGAACSIVPIARFVGDNIFALKGGGYGCFFRLSGVDEEGLTDQELESQLRMIEGSLRGLPEGAALYQYTRVRAGFPLPRQSNYSNPVTQVFVEERLHFLESSAAFRRIDLHWCLTIEPSQVKAFEKKPQENAAQTSRLLAELQKTAMLLAGNLSSSVGLELLGKQDVFRFLSYLFNLEDWVEAGELRDDTGVDRQVVQSPVSWESDHLRIGKRFVQMYSLKTTPEASRPCLFSDLLTLNCDSILCSTWRPKSSATARREIDQQEKFISFFKVGVLSRVMAGKDTASLDTGAGAKAANNAVDDLSDVIRSLDKKAQGEFSLRLLIAARSQAELHSISPAVHRVFVEARAQIMEETLGNLSAFYAMFPGNGKFNVFPMWLGEDHHARLSSIYAPSLGHAHSEDLDAEYLNIFETRTRTPFFQDVYVEGVRVQLILGPTGSGKSVMGNATIAHEQKYGGFTYIFDIGGSYESVVELYGGRVDRIGKDGPRVNPFTLEPTESNIQFLYSFIKLLLTNGGAELEPEDDDVVHKAVQDIYLLDPSNRRLANLYLPKRLDRYLSKWIGKGIYSAIFDNLEDSLSLSRVQCFDFQGVNNSQYADLIEPLMVWLLRRINDVLYNPANLGVPKHILIEELFSSMKNKQLLDAALASIKTVRKNLGGVTMIGQSAEDLGANADSIVNSCTSFLFLPDATFNRKRYAELFKMNDQQLALFESLQSREALYIRRDGLTKVVRLNLDNRSYAAFSTKPKDRVRRSKLIAKYGLSEGIARFAQGETA
- a CDS encoding TrbG/VirB9 family P-type conjugative transfer protein — protein: MKPLIPIAVALGFFHGGLSAVASGPEHPLRPSAQRSVTVIESQAPPVVRAGLLQSTLIVLPAEEKVANVFAGDTVDWVFDGGHVASRFISVKPKTAGTSTDIHIVSDHGNEYTLELREISADADAHYDSKILIEPGDKAAKEKLTQLPVFVPAAELEKAKQDAAAAQAAQAATLKAEQGKEEAYRSQYPGSLHFDYTWDEKKGKEFGLQQIWRDDKFTYLRGHFQETPALYEVKDKKPSLINFDFANGLYTVPKQVDAGYLAIGKQRVDFHRDAEVK
- a CDS encoding TrbI/VirB10 family protein; amino-acid sequence: MADQNENIPATVPDQPESKPPLRKSMPVVIALVVIVALVGIANISSLLSGNKRSAPQSVLTMSPTTPNAQQVSSFQTQQQQQARHDAEERQRQQELAAAMQQLQQDQGVPGPEAANTPPMTPAQRASIYGESLNAPQHTSNVSEAQAEAKQRRLAIEKQKQDALNSDTVAIDFSHATNAAQPVAVQGAKEEDVAKASGEEVIAKPAPKDGTTKTDPMSGYPFDQYQGQLYRVFEGTVLEGVVTNHVDGGLAGPILVMLTTDYYSHDHQQLLMPQGTRLIGSVQSVGNAQQRKMFVTFHRAVCPDGFSLDFDKYLGLDQIGTTGLATKVDHGYLLAFGAAAAIGGLGGLAQIGNNGSVFTPSTEIRNGISEQSAAEGEQVLNHFLNRLPVITLKEGSRARVYIGRDILIPSYAQHRVDPTL